The Papaver somniferum cultivar HN1 chromosome 3, ASM357369v1, whole genome shotgun sequence genome includes a region encoding these proteins:
- the LOC113361288 gene encoding basic blue protein-like: MAMGRGSAATVSVLILCLLVLQTEMVQSVTYTVGGAGGWTFNTAKWPAGKRFRAGDVLVFNYSPQAHNVVRVNALGYRSCKTPKGAQVFRSGKDQIKLQKGANYFICNFVGHCESNMKIAINAM; the protein is encoded by the exons ATGGCCATGGGAAGAGGCAGTGCTGCAACAGTTTCAGTTTTGATTCTCTGTCTATTGGTGCTCCAAACTGAGATGGTTCAATCTGTCACCTACACCGTCGGTGGTGCTGGTGGTTGGACATTTAACACCGCTAAATGGCCTGCAGGCAAGCGTTTCAGGGCCGGTGATGTACTCG TATTCAACTACAGCCCTCAAGCCCACAACGTAGTTCGGGTAAACGCGTTGGGATACAGATCATGCAAGACTCCAAAGGGTGCACAAGTGTTCAGGTCAGGGAAAGATCAGATCAAGCTCCAGAAGGGTGCAAATTACTTCATCTGCAACTTCGTTGGTCACTGTGAATCCAACATGAAGATTGCTATCAACGCTATGTAA